Proteins from a single region of Aureibacter tunicatorum:
- the rpsE gene encoding 30S ribosomal protein S5, whose amino-acid sequence MSNNNIKVVKASELDLKEKVVAIKRVAKVVKGGRRFSFSAIVVVGNGDGIVGYGLGKANEVTDAITKGVDDAKKNLVKVPVLKGTVPHEQLGKFGGGRVFLKPAAPGTGVIAGGAMRAVLESAGVHDVLAKSKGSSNPHNVVKATFDALTQMRDPQTVAQHRGVSLTKVFNG is encoded by the coding sequence ATGTCCAATAATAATATCAAAGTAGTTAAGGCAAGCGAGCTTGATCTTAAAGAAAAGGTAGTAGCCATCAAAAGGGTTGCTAAAGTAGTAAAAGGTGGACGTAGATTTAGCTTCTCTGCTATCGTGGTAGTAGGTAATGGTGATGGTATCGTAGGTTATGGTTTGGGTAAAGCAAACGAAGTGACTGACGCGATCACTAAAGGAGTTGATGACGCTAAGAAGAACCTTGTGAAAGTACCTGTGCTTAAAGGAACAGTGCCTCACGAACAACTTGGTAAGTTTGGTGGCGGTAGAGTTTTCTTGAAGCCAGCTGCTCCGGGTACTGGAGTAATCGCCGGTGGTGCGATGCGTGCAGTGCTTGAGTCGGCGGGAGTTCATGACGTACTAGCGAAGTCTAAAGGATCGTCTAACCCGCATAACGTGGTTAAAGCAACATTTGACGCTTTGACTCAAATGAGAGATCCTCAGACTGTAGCGCAGCATAGAGGAGTAAGTTTAACTAAAGTTTTTAACGGTTAA
- the infA gene encoding translation initiation factor IF-1 → MAKQASIEQDGKILEALSNATFRVQLENGHEIIAHISGKMRMNYIKILPGDRVKLEMSPYDLTKGRIVYRYK, encoded by the coding sequence ATGGCAAAGCAAGCATCTATCGAGCAAGATGGTAAAATTCTGGAGGCGTTATCCAACGCCACTTTTCGTGTTCAGCTTGAAAATGGACATGAAATAATAGCGCATATTTCAGGGAAAATGAGAATGAATTATATCAAAATTCTTCCTGGAGACCGTGTGAAGTTGGAGATGTCGCCTTACGATTTGACTAAAGGAA
- the rplR gene encoding 50S ribosomal protein L18 — MAVKDKNAARRLRIRRGIRRKISGTSSRPRLSVFKSNTSIYAQLIDDVNGVTLASASSKDLGSGKNTRNVENSQKVGALLAERAQEKNIVDVVFDRSGYQYHGNVKALAEGARNGGLKF, encoded by the coding sequence ATGGCAGTTAAAGATAAAAACGCAGCAAGAAGATTAAGAATTAGAAGAGGTATCAGAAGAAAAATCAGCGGTACGTCTTCTAGACCACGTCTTTCTGTATTCAAAAGTAATACATCGATCTACGCTCAGTTGATCGACGACGTGAATGGAGTAACATTAGCAAGCGCTTCTTCTAAAGATTTAGGTTCTGGGAAAAACACTAGAAACGTTGAAAACTCTCAAAAAGTAGGTGCTTTATTGGCTGAAAGAGCACAAGAGAAGAACATCGTTGATGTGGTTTTCGATAGAAGTGGTTATCAGTACCATGGTAATGTGAAGGCATTGGCAGAGGGTGCTAGAAATGGAGGTTTAAAATTCTAA
- the rpmD gene encoding 50S ribosomal protein L30 codes for MAKIKITQVRSTIKRPLDQKRTITALGLGKINKTVEVENTPQIAGMVKKVSHLVSVTE; via the coding sequence ATGGCAAAGATTAAGATTACTCAAGTGAGAAGCACAATTAAAAGACCACTTGATCAAAAAAGAACCATCACTGCTTTGGGTCTTGGTAAAATAAACAAGACTGTTGAAGTAGAAAATACTCCTCAAATTGCAGGTATGGTAAAAAAAGTTAGTCATTTGGTTTCTGTAACTGAATAA
- the rplF gene encoding 50S ribosomal protein L6 yields MSRIGNKPVQLPAGVTVDVKGAQVTVKGPKGTLEQNIDQDIKVEVGESEVTLSRPTEQKRHKALHGLYRSLINNMIVGVTEGYKKELELVGVGYKAVATGQVLELNLGYSHAIFLGIPAEVKVKAETPKGKNPIVTLESIDKQLLGQVSAKIRSLRPVEPYKGKGVRFVGENIRRKAGKAASK; encoded by the coding sequence ATGTCAAGAATAGGAAACAAGCCAGTCCAATTGCCTGCGGGTGTAACTGTTGACGTTAAAGGCGCTCAAGTTACAGTAAAAGGTCCTAAAGGTACTCTTGAACAAAATATTGATCAAGATATAAAGGTTGAAGTAGGAGAGAGCGAAGTGACGTTGTCTAGACCTACTGAGCAAAAAAGACACAAGGCTCTTCACGGACTTTACAGATCATTAATCAACAACATGATTGTTGGTGTGACTGAAGGTTATAAGAAAGAGTTGGAACTAGTCGGTGTAGGTTACAAAGCTGTAGCTACAGGTCAAGTGCTAGAGTTGAACTTAGGTTACTCTCACGCTATCTTCTTGGGTATCCCTGCTGAAGTTAAGGTGAAAGCTGAGACTCCAAAAGGTAAAAACCCTATCGTTACTTTGGAAAGCATCGATAAGCAATTGTTGGGTCAGGTTTCTGCTAAGATTAGATCCTTAAGACCAGTTGAGCCTTATAAAGGTAAAGGTGTTAGATTTGTTGGTGAAAATATTCGCAGAAAAGCAGGTAAAGCGGCATCTAAATAA
- the rpsH gene encoding 30S ribosomal protein S8, with protein sequence MTDPIADYLTRLRNAIKAKHRIVEVPASKLKQEITKVLFDKGYIQSYKFVEAEPQGTIKIALKYDPVSKKSAITDLTRVSKPGLRQYADVDNLPRVLNGLGVAILSTSKGVLTDKEARTENVGGEVLCHVY encoded by the coding sequence ATGACTGATCCAATAGCAGATTACTTAACTAGGTTGAGAAATGCGATAAAGGCTAAACACAGAATCGTGGAAGTGCCTGCGTCGAAGTTGAAACAAGAAATAACAAAAGTGCTTTTTGATAAAGGATATATCCAGAGCTATAAATTCGTAGAGGCTGAGCCTCAAGGTACGATCAAGATCGCTCTTAAATATGATCCAGTATCTAAAAAGTCTGCAATCACTGACCTTACTAGAGTTAGTAAGCCAGGTTTGAGACAGTACGCTGATGTAGACAATTTGCCAAGAGTTCTTAACGGACTTGGTGTGGCTATTTTGTCAACGTCAAAAGGTGTGCTAACTGATAAAGAAGCTCGCACTGAAAATGTAGGTGGCGAAGTTTTATGTCACGTTTATTAA
- the rplO gene encoding 50S ribosomal protein L15, whose protein sequence is MKLHTLRPAEGSTKTRKRIGRGQGSGRGGTSTRGHKGAKSRSGYSQKLGFEGGQMPLQRRVPKFGFKNPNRVEYKPVNLSVIQALAEKTGAAEITLEVLRENGIVGKNDLVKILANGELTAKVDLKANKFSAKAVEVIEKLGGTTTVI, encoded by the coding sequence ATGAAATTACATACATTAAGACCTGCAGAGGGTTCAACAAAAACTCGTAAGAGGATAGGACGAGGACAAGGTTCAGGTAGAGGCGGTACTTCTACACGTGGACATAAAGGTGCTAAGTCAAGATCAGGATACTCTCAAAAATTAGGATTCGAAGGTGGACAGATGCCTCTTCAAAGAAGAGTGCCTAAGTTCGGTTTCAAAAACCCTAACAGAGTAGAGTACAAACCTGTGAATCTTTCAGTTATTCAAGCATTGGCAGAGAAGACTGGAGCTGCTGAGATCACATTGGAAGTGTTGAGAGAAAACGGAATCGTTGGAAAGAATGATTTGGTGAAAATCTTGGCGAATGGTGAACTAACAGCTAAAGTTGATCTAAAGGCAAATAAGTTTTCAGCGAAAGCCGTTGAAGTTATCGAAAAATTAGGTGGTACTACTACTGTAATTTAA
- the secY gene encoding preprotein translocase subunit SecY: protein MKKFISTVKNIFAIQDLRTRILNTLGFLIIFRLGSFVVLPGVNPDALTKASGGILGLLNTFLGGAFNNASIFGLGIMPYISASIVLQLLTIAVPYFQKMQKEGESGRNKINQITRVLTIAITLAQGVGYVSGTIPKDAVMIDYTFFTISSVIILTAGTMFCMWIGEKITDKGIGNGISMLIMVGIISRFPGSFIGEALTRGMGGALGFILEIVALFFVVMGVVMLTQATRRIPIQYAKQIAGGAKAYGGQRKYLPLKVNAAGVMPIIFAQALMFLPALLAGIWSDTSDLAASIGSTFSDFTSWQYNLVFAILIIVFTFFYTAITISPRQISEDLKRNGGFIPGVKPGQQTEEYLDDVLTRITLPGSFFLAFVAIIPAFARLAGVGTDFAQFFGGTSLLIMVGVVLDTLQQVESYLLMGHYEGMMKSGNVKGGNSQDNIAVA, encoded by the coding sequence ATGAAAAAATTTATTTCTACTGTAAAAAATATTTTTGCTATCCAGGATTTAAGGACGAGGATTCTTAATACTTTGGGCTTTTTGATAATTTTTAGATTGGGCTCATTTGTGGTATTGCCGGGTGTAAACCCTGACGCACTGACAAAAGCCTCTGGTGGCATATTAGGATTGTTAAATACTTTCCTAGGCGGAGCGTTCAACAATGCCTCAATATTCGGTTTAGGGATCATGCCTTATATATCTGCTTCTATCGTGTTGCAGTTATTGACTATAGCAGTTCCTTATTTCCAAAAGATGCAAAAAGAGGGTGAATCTGGTAGAAATAAAATTAATCAAATTACAAGAGTACTTACTATTGCGATCACACTTGCGCAAGGTGTTGGATATGTATCAGGCACTATCCCTAAGGATGCTGTCATGATTGATTACACGTTCTTCACGATTTCATCTGTTATCATTCTTACTGCTGGAACAATGTTCTGCATGTGGATTGGTGAAAAGATTACTGACAAAGGTATAGGTAACGGTATCTCTATGTTAATCATGGTAGGTATCATATCAAGATTCCCTGGCTCATTCATTGGTGAGGCTTTGACTAGAGGCATGGGTGGAGCTTTAGGCTTTATTCTTGAGATTGTAGCTTTGTTTTTCGTGGTTATGGGCGTTGTAATGCTTACTCAAGCAACTAGACGTATCCCTATCCAGTACGCTAAGCAAATAGCTGGTGGAGCTAAGGCTTATGGCGGACAGCGCAAGTATTTACCTCTTAAAGTGAATGCTGCTGGAGTTATGCCAATCATTTTCGCTCAGGCATTGATGTTTTTGCCTGCGTTGTTGGCTGGTATTTGGTCGGATACAAGTGATTTGGCCGCTTCAATTGGTAGCACGTTTTCGGATTTCACATCTTGGCAGTATAACTTAGTGTTTGCGATATTGATTATTGTTTTCACATTCTTCTATACAGCTATCACAATTAGTCCTAGACAAATTTCTGAAGATTTGAAGAGAAACGGTGGTTTCATTCCTGGAGTGAAGCCTGGGCAACAAACGGAAGAGTATCTTGACGATGTATTGACAAGAATCACACTTCCAGGTTCATTTTTCTTGGCCTTTGTTGCAATTATTCCAGCTTTTGCTCGTTTAGCAGGGGTGGGAACGGATTTCGCTCAATTCTTCGGCGGTACTAGCCTTTTGATTATGGTGGGAGTAGTGCTTGACACGCTTCAACAAGTTGAAAGCTACCTGTTGATGGGACATTATGAAGGAATGATGAAGTCTGGCAACGTAAAAGGAGGTAATTCGCAAGATAATATTGCAGTAGCCTAA
- the map gene encoding type I methionyl aminopeptidase, with amino-acid sequence MIKYKTEKEIQLIKESAEILGKAHGLVASKIKPGVSTLELDQIAYDYIVKEGGKPSFKGYNGFPFTLCISVNENVVHGFPSDYKLKDGDIISVDCGVFYKGFHSDCAYTYPVGEVDEEVMDLLKRTKESLYIGIEQAKEGKRIGDIGFEIQKYCEGFGYGVVRELVGHGLGRNLHESPEVPNFGIRGKGPKLKSGLVIAIEPMINLGTKQVVLESDGWTIRTTDRKPSAHFEHTVGIINGQTEILTTHKYIEEYFNI; translated from the coding sequence ATGATTAAATATAAAACTGAAAAGGAAATACAGCTTATAAAAGAAAGCGCTGAGATATTAGGAAAAGCCCATGGTTTGGTCGCATCAAAGATCAAACCTGGGGTTTCTACTTTAGAGTTAGATCAGATCGCTTACGATTATATAGTCAAAGAAGGTGGCAAGCCTTCTTTCAAGGGATACAATGGTTTCCCTTTTACTTTATGTATTTCTGTTAATGAGAATGTAGTCCATGGATTTCCCTCTGACTATAAGTTGAAGGATGGAGATATAATCTCAGTTGATTGTGGAGTTTTTTATAAAGGATTTCACAGCGATTGCGCTTATACTTATCCTGTAGGTGAAGTGGATGAAGAGGTCATGGATCTTTTGAAAAGAACTAAAGAGTCTCTTTATATCGGTATCGAGCAAGCCAAGGAAGGCAAGCGAATCGGAGATATTGGATTTGAGATTCAGAAGTACTGCGAAGGATTCGGATACGGTGTTGTTCGTGAGTTGGTAGGACATGGTTTGGGTAGAAATTTGCATGAGAGCCCTGAGGTGCCTAACTTTGGGATTCGAGGCAAAGGACCTAAGTTGAAATCCGGTTTGGTCATTGCGATTGAGCCGATGATAAATTTGGGAACCAAGCAAGTAGTGTTGGAGTCTGACGGTTGGACAATTAGAACAACTGACAGAAAACCATCCGCTCATTTTGAGCATACTGTTGGTATCATTAATGGACAAACAGAAATATTAACCACACATAAATACATAGAGGAGTATTTTAATATTTAG
- the rpsN gene encoding 30S ribosomal protein S14, with translation MAREAVKARERKRERLVAKYAAKRKALKEAGDYAGLDKLPRNSSAVRLHNRCKLTGRPKGYMRKFGINRVTFREMASAGLIPGITKASW, from the coding sequence ATGGCAAGAGAAGCGGTAAAAGCTCGTGAGAGAAAAAGAGAGCGTCTAGTAGCTAAATATGCTGCTAAGCGTAAAGCTTTGAAAGAAGCAGGTGACTACGCTGGATTAGACAAGTTACCAAGGAATTCTTCAGCAGTAAGATTGCACAACAGATGCAAGCTGACTGGAAGACCTAAAGGTTACATGAGAAAATTCGGTATCAACAGGGTTACTTTTAGAGAAATGGCTTCTGCAGGATTGATCCCAGGCATTACTAAAGCTAGTTGGTAA